The proteins below come from a single Mycolicibacterium sp. TY81 genomic window:
- the dnaE gene encoding DNA polymerase III subunit alpha: MSQFVHLHNHTEYSMLDGAAKVKPMIAEALRLGMPAIGMTDHGNMFGASEFYNVATKEGIKPIIGIEAYIAPASRFNTKRITWGDPSQKSDDVSGSGSYTHMTMVAENATGLRNLFKLSSLASFEGQLGKWSRMDAEIIAEHSTGIIATTGCPSGEVQTRLRLGHEKEAIEAAAKWQEIFGKENFFLELMDHGIEIERRVREGLLDIGKKLGIPPLATNDCHYVTREASHNHEALLCIQTGKTLSDPTRFKFDGDGYYLKSAEDMRAMWDHQVPGACDSTLLIAERVESYADVWKFHDRMPIFPVPEGETQATWLRKEVLRGLDRRFPGGPPQEYLDRAEYEISVIVQMGFPAYFLVVGDLISHAREVGIWVGPGRGSAAGSLVAWAMGITNIDPIPHGLLFERFLNPERVSMPDIDIDFDDRRRGEMVRYASEKWGSDRVAQVITFGTIKTKAALKDSARVHYGQPGFAIADRITKALPPPIMAKDISVAGITDPNHERYKEAAEVRALIDTDPDVRTIYETARGLEGLVRNAGVHACAVIMSSEPLIDAIPMWKRAQDGAIITGWDYPSCEAIGLLKMDFLGLRNLTVIGDALENIKANRGIDLDLDHLSLDDPKTYELLARGDTLGVFQLDGSAMRDLLKLMRPTGFEDIVAVLALYRPGPMGVDAHTDYAKRKNGLQEIKPIHPELEEPLRDILSETYGLIVYQEQIMHIAQKVAGYSLGQADLLRRAMGKKKKEILDEAYGGFADGMKQNGFSQAAITALWDTVLPFAGYAFNKSHAAGYGLVSFWTAYLKANYPAEYMAGLLTSVGDDKDKAAIYLADCRRLGITVLPPDVNESVHNFASVGKDIRYGLGGVRNVGANVVQSIIAARTEKGKYTDFSDYLSKIDITACNKRVTESLVKAGAFDSLGHARKGLFLVHADAVDSVLGTKKAEAMGQFDLFGGGDAGDAGDAAFTIKVPDDEWDDKHKLALEREMLGLYVSGHPLNGVAHLLNAQVDTQIPAILEGAVANDSQVRIGGILAGVVRRVNKQGLPWASAQLEDLNGSVTVNFFPKTYAVFGADIMDDAIVLVSGKARVEDERVSIFASDLVVPDFSNAQADRPLAVSLPTRQCTPEKVSALKQVLAHHPGTSQVHLRLISGDRITTLELDQTLRVTPSSALMGDLKALLGPGCLGG, encoded by the coding sequence ATGAGCCAGTTCGTGCACCTCCACAATCACACCGAGTACTCGATGCTGGACGGTGCGGCGAAGGTCAAGCCCATGATCGCCGAGGCGCTGCGGTTGGGAATGCCTGCCATCGGCATGACCGACCACGGAAACATGTTCGGCGCCAGCGAGTTCTACAACGTCGCCACCAAAGAGGGCATCAAGCCGATCATCGGTATCGAGGCGTACATCGCGCCGGCGTCGCGCTTCAACACGAAGCGCATCACGTGGGGTGATCCCAGCCAGAAGAGTGACGACGTCTCGGGTAGCGGTTCGTACACCCACATGACGATGGTCGCGGAGAACGCGACCGGTCTGCGGAACCTGTTCAAGCTGTCGTCGCTGGCGTCGTTCGAAGGGCAGCTCGGCAAGTGGTCCCGGATGGACGCGGAGATCATCGCCGAGCATTCCACCGGCATCATCGCCACCACGGGCTGCCCGTCGGGTGAGGTGCAGACCCGGCTGCGGCTCGGCCACGAGAAAGAGGCCATCGAGGCCGCCGCGAAGTGGCAGGAGATCTTCGGCAAGGAGAACTTCTTCCTCGAGCTCATGGACCACGGCATCGAGATCGAGCGCCGGGTTCGCGAGGGCCTGCTGGACATCGGCAAGAAGCTGGGCATCCCGCCGCTGGCCACCAACGACTGCCACTACGTCACGCGCGAGGCCTCGCACAATCACGAAGCGCTGCTGTGTATCCAGACCGGTAAGACACTGTCGGACCCGACGCGGTTCAAGTTCGACGGTGACGGCTACTACCTCAAGTCGGCCGAGGACATGCGGGCCATGTGGGATCACCAGGTACCCGGTGCCTGCGATTCGACGTTGCTGATCGCCGAGCGCGTCGAGTCCTACGCCGATGTCTGGAAGTTCCACGACCGGATGCCGATCTTCCCGGTGCCCGAGGGCGAGACACAGGCCACCTGGCTGCGCAAAGAGGTGCTGCGTGGCCTGGACCGGCGCTTCCCGGGCGGTCCGCCGCAGGAGTACCTCGACCGCGCCGAGTACGAGATCAGCGTCATCGTGCAGATGGGCTTCCCGGCGTACTTCCTCGTCGTCGGTGACCTCATCAGCCACGCGCGCGAGGTCGGCATCTGGGTCGGCCCGGGCCGCGGTTCGGCCGCCGGTTCGCTGGTGGCCTGGGCGATGGGCATCACCAACATCGACCCCATCCCGCACGGTCTGCTGTTCGAGCGGTTCCTCAACCCCGAGCGCGTGTCGATGCCCGATATCGACATCGACTTCGACGACCGCCGCCGCGGCGAGATGGTCCGCTACGCCAGCGAGAAGTGGGGCAGTGACCGCGTCGCCCAGGTCATCACCTTCGGTACCATCAAAACCAAAGCCGCGCTGAAGGATTCGGCCCGAGTCCACTACGGGCAGCCGGGCTTCGCCATCGCCGACCGCATCACCAAGGCCCTGCCGCCGCCGATCATGGCCAAGGACATCTCGGTGGCGGGCATCACCGACCCGAACCACGAGCGGTACAAGGAAGCCGCCGAGGTCCGCGCGCTGATCGACACCGACCCCGACGTCCGCACCATCTACGAGACCGCGCGCGGCCTGGAGGGCCTGGTCCGCAACGCGGGTGTGCACGCCTGCGCGGTGATCATGAGCTCCGAGCCGCTCATCGACGCCATCCCGATGTGGAAGCGCGCCCAGGACGGCGCCATCATCACCGGCTGGGACTACCCGTCGTGTGAGGCCATCGGCCTGCTGAAAATGGACTTCCTGGGCCTGCGCAACCTCACCGTCATCGGTGACGCGCTGGAGAACATCAAGGCCAACCGTGGCATCGATCTGGATCTCGACCACCTGAGCCTGGATGACCCGAAAACCTACGAGCTGCTGGCGCGCGGCGACACGCTCGGGGTGTTCCAGCTCGACGGTTCGGCGATGCGCGATCTGCTGAAACTGATGCGGCCGACCGGCTTCGAGGACATCGTGGCCGTCCTGGCGCTGTACCGGCCGGGTCCGATGGGTGTGGATGCGCACACCGACTACGCCAAGCGTAAGAACGGGCTGCAGGAGATCAAGCCCATCCACCCGGAGCTCGAAGAGCCGCTGCGCGACATCCTTTCCGAGACTTACGGTTTGATCGTCTACCAAGAGCAGATCATGCACATCGCGCAGAAGGTCGCGGGCTACTCGCTCGGCCAAGCAGACCTGCTGCGTCGCGCGATGGGTAAGAAGAAGAAGGAAATCCTCGACGAGGCCTACGGCGGGTTCGCCGACGGCATGAAGCAGAACGGCTTCTCGCAGGCCGCGATCACCGCGCTGTGGGACACGGTCCTGCCGTTCGCCGGCTACGCGTTCAACAAGTCGCACGCGGCCGGCTACGGCCTGGTGTCGTTCTGGACGGCGTATCTCAAGGCCAACTATCCGGCCGAGTACATGGCGGGTCTGCTGACCTCGGTCGGTGACGACAAGGACAAGGCCGCGATATACCTGGCGGATTGCCGCCGCCTGGGCATCACGGTGCTGCCGCCGGATGTCAACGAGTCGGTGCACAACTTCGCCTCGGTCGGCAAGGACATCCGCTACGGGCTGGGCGGTGTGCGCAACGTCGGCGCCAACGTGGTGCAGTCGATCATCGCGGCCCGCACCGAGAAGGGGAAATACACCGACTTCTCCGACTACCTCAGCAAGATCGACATCACGGCCTGCAACAAGCGGGTCACCGAATCTCTGGTCAAGGCAGGCGCTTTCGACTCGTTGGGCCATGCCCGCAAGGGTCTGTTCCTGGTGCACGCCGACGCGGTCGACTCGGTGCTAGGCACCAAGAAGGCCGAGGCCATGGGCCAGTTCGATCTGTTCGGTGGCGGAGACGCCGGGGATGCCGGCGATGCGGCCTTCACCATCAAGGTGCCCGACGACGAGTGGGACGACAAGCACAAGCTCGCCCTGGAACGCGAGATGCTGGGTCTGTACGTTTCGGGCCACCCGCTCAACGGTGTCGCGCACCTGCTCAATGCGCAGGTGGACACCCAGATTCCGGCCATCCTCGAAGGCGCTGTCGCCAACGACTCCCAGGTCCGCATCGGCGGCATCCTGGCGGGCGTGGTGCGGCGGGTCAACAAGCAGGGATTGCCCTGGGCCTCAGCACAATTGGAAGATCTCAACGGTTCGGTCACCGTGAACTTCTTCCCGAAGACCTACGCCGTGTTCGGCGCCGACATCATGGACGACGCCATCGTGCTGGTGAGCGGCAAGGCCCGGGTCGAGGACGAGC